A single Streptomyces sp. 2114.4 DNA region contains:
- a CDS encoding bifunctional UDP-sugar hydrolase/5'-nucleotidase, with translation MRDIGRRSFITAAGALATASAIGSNAYATDHARDAASADEYVDVQLLNITDLHGYLQGAPGANSLITGAGGKTYTVGGVAYMAAHLERLRDGRDNSLFFAPGDLFSGWEFDASSFADEPTIEALNAMGLDFASAGNHEFDKSAAFLTSHMGDGDDFPVVGRDDDFKDSTGRRFEGAQFPYYSANMVWNATGETVLAPYNIEYVDAGRGRRLAIGFIHLTAIGTESFPGSYQPGLRTLDELETANRCAAELKKRGVHAIVLSMHDGAVAGSDFSSGKNPSGPAYELALRVSPDIDAIVTGHWHCAFTMMLPDPNGDPRPFVEAGCYGQIINEINLRLDPDTGAVIRELTTSTNHPNTRDVTPDPELRSIAGYWADYASRRARTKIGTQTASFTRRRNALGESTMGNLVADWALWAGRQPHGPMDDPADHPNTPADLAVIAVAPRVGQAVIAGDLIRDQETDGALTFAQAWNSVGFGDPILTVTVTGRQIHDALEEQWAPTAGGGLGFSPLAVSGNVRYTFDAAGPVGRRIDPADVFINGTALDTGRRYRLAAPSYTLINQDGFSAFTGFTAPVRHTRDYESFISFVRTKKQLTPAPLNRVRVKNAEVPGARTGTITQRQQLLQADGSVVPRPEAALRTALTGGAEGQRAPGGFRVPC, from the coding sequence GTGCGCGACATCGGACGACGCTCCTTCATCACCGCCGCGGGGGCCCTGGCCACCGCGAGCGCCATCGGCAGCAACGCCTACGCCACCGACCACGCCCGCGACGCGGCCAGCGCTGACGAATACGTCGACGTCCAGCTCCTCAACATCACCGACCTGCACGGCTATCTGCAGGGCGCCCCGGGCGCCAACTCCCTCATCACCGGTGCCGGCGGAAAGACGTACACGGTGGGTGGCGTGGCCTATATGGCCGCCCACCTGGAGCGGCTGAGAGACGGCCGCGACAACTCGCTCTTCTTCGCCCCCGGCGACCTCTTCTCCGGCTGGGAGTTCGACGCCTCCTCCTTCGCCGACGAGCCCACCATCGAGGCGCTCAACGCCATGGGCCTCGACTTCGCCTCGGCCGGCAACCACGAGTTCGACAAGTCGGCGGCCTTCCTGACCTCGCACATGGGTGACGGCGACGACTTCCCGGTCGTCGGACGGGACGACGACTTCAAGGACTCCACCGGGCGCCGCTTCGAGGGCGCGCAGTTCCCCTACTACAGCGCCAACATGGTCTGGAACGCGACCGGCGAAACCGTACTGGCGCCCTACAACATCGAGTACGTGGACGCCGGCCGGGGCCGCCGGCTGGCGATCGGCTTCATCCATCTGACCGCCATCGGCACCGAGTCGTTCCCCGGCTCCTACCAGCCGGGACTGCGCACCCTGGACGAACTGGAGACCGCCAACCGCTGTGCCGCGGAGCTCAAGAAACGCGGCGTCCATGCGATCGTGCTCAGCATGCACGACGGCGCGGTGGCCGGCAGCGACTTCTCCAGCGGCAAGAACCCCTCGGGACCCGCCTACGAACTGGCGCTGCGCGTCTCGCCCGACATCGATGCCATCGTCACCGGCCACTGGCACTGCGCCTTCACCATGATGCTGCCCGACCCCAACGGCGACCCCCGCCCCTTCGTCGAGGCCGGCTGCTACGGGCAGATCATCAACGAGATCAACCTCCGCCTCGACCCGGACACCGGAGCGGTCATCCGGGAGCTGACCACCTCCACCAACCACCCCAACACCCGCGATGTGACGCCGGACCCCGAGCTGCGCTCGATCGCCGGCTATTGGGCGGACTACGCCTCCCGCCGCGCCCGCACCAAGATCGGCACCCAGACCGCCTCCTTCACCCGCCGCCGCAACGCGCTGGGGGAGTCCACCATGGGCAACCTCGTCGCCGACTGGGCGCTGTGGGCGGGCCGTCAGCCGCACGGCCCGATGGACGACCCCGCCGACCACCCCAACACCCCCGCCGACCTCGCCGTGATCGCGGTCGCCCCGCGCGTCGGCCAGGCGGTGATCGCCGGCGATCTGATCCGCGACCAGGAGACCGACGGCGCCCTCACCTTTGCGCAGGCCTGGAACTCCGTGGGCTTCGGCGACCCGATCCTGACCGTCACCGTCACCGGCCGGCAGATCCATGACGCGCTGGAGGAGCAGTGGGCGCCGACCGCCGGCGGCGGCCTCGGCTTCTCACCGCTCGCGGTCTCCGGGAACGTCCGCTACACCTTCGACGCCGCGGGGCCGGTCGGCCGGCGGATCGACCCCGCCGACGTCTTCATCAACGGCACCGCACTCGACACCGGCCGCCGCTACCGCCTCGCCGCCCCCTCGTACACCCTCATCAACCAGGACGGCTTCAGCGCTTTCACCGGCTTCACCGCACCGGTCCGCCACACCCGCGACTACGAGAGCTTCATCTCCTTCGTCCGTACCAAGAAGCAGCTCACGCCCGCACCGCTGAACCGGGTGCGGGTCAAGAACGCGGAGGTGCCCGGCGCCCGCACCGGCACCATCACCCAGCGCCAGCAACTCCTGCAGGCCGACGGCAGCGTGGTACCGAGGCCCGAGGCGGCGCTGCGCACGGCACTGACCGGCGGAGCCGAGGGCCAGCGAGCCCCCGGCGGCTTCCGGGTGCCCTGCTGA
- a CDS encoding ATP-binding protein: MRTALAAWDMEELADDAAVVFSELVTNAVQHARSEVIRLVVSRPGPATVRIGVVDKSKAPPRHRASGNEDDSGRGLVLVAGLTAAWGSDRLRWGKRVWGELHRKDGR; encoded by the coding sequence GTGCGGACCGCGCTGGCGGCCTGGGACATGGAGGAACTGGCCGACGACGCGGCCGTGGTGTTCTCCGAGTTGGTGACCAACGCCGTGCAGCATGCACGGAGCGAGGTGATCCGGCTGGTCGTCAGCCGCCCCGGCCCGGCGACGGTACGGATCGGAGTCGTGGACAAGTCGAAGGCCCCTCCCCGGCACCGCGCGTCGGGGAACGAGGACGACAGCGGGCGGGGGCTCGTGCTGGTGGCCGGACTGACGGCCGCCTGGGGTAGCGACCGGCTCCGCTGGGGCAAGCGGGTCTGGGGCGAACTGCACAGGAAGGACGGCCGGTGA
- a CDS encoding arginine repressor, producing the protein MSEPQDNEPQDNEAQNGGQAVPQTRTARHRRIVDILNRLPVRSQSQLAKLLADDGLSVTQATLSRDLDELGAVKIRNTGGELIYAVPSEGGDRKPRAPLGESAKEERMRRLSGELLISAEASANLVVLRTPPGAAQFLASAIDQAELHDILGTIAGDDTLMLISRDPAGGQALADHLLRLAQKAH; encoded by the coding sequence ATGAGCGAGCCGCAGGACAACGAGCCGCAGGACAACGAGGCGCAGAACGGCGGCCAGGCCGTACCGCAGACCCGTACCGCCCGCCACCGCCGGATCGTGGACATCCTCAACCGGCTGCCGGTCCGCTCCCAGAGCCAGCTCGCCAAGCTGCTCGCCGACGACGGCCTGTCCGTCACCCAGGCGACGCTCTCGCGCGATCTGGACGAGCTGGGCGCGGTGAAGATCCGCAACACCGGCGGCGAGCTGATCTACGCGGTGCCCAGCGAGGGCGGCGACCGCAAGCCGCGGGCGCCGCTGGGGGAGTCGGCCAAGGAGGAGCGGATGCGCCGCCTCTCCGGCGAACTCCTCATCTCCGCCGAGGCCTCCGCCAACCTCGTGGTCCTGCGTACCCCGCCGGGCGCCGCCCAGTTCCTGGCCTCGGCCATCGACCAGGCCGAACTCCACGACATCCTCGGCACCATCGCGGGCGACGACACCCTGATGCTCATCAGCCGCGACCCCGCAGGCGGCCAGGCCCTCGCCGACCATCTGCTGCGCCTGGCGCAAAAGGCGCACTGA
- a CDS encoding DUF488 domain-containing protein has product MGEKFPADALRVRRVYEAPEPADGARVLVDRLWPRGLSKADAQLTEWCKDVAPSSELRRWFHHEEPRFAQFAERYREELAQEAVRPALEGLRERAGQGPLTLLTATKDVSVSHVNVLVEVLQEGS; this is encoded by the coding sequence ATGGGCGAAAAATTCCCCGCGGATGCCCTACGGGTGCGCCGCGTCTATGAGGCGCCGGAGCCGGCGGACGGGGCGCGGGTGCTGGTCGACCGGCTGTGGCCGCGCGGGCTGTCCAAGGCAGATGCGCAGCTCACCGAGTGGTGCAAGGACGTGGCGCCCTCGTCGGAGCTGCGCCGCTGGTTCCATCACGAGGAACCGCGGTTCGCGCAGTTCGCCGAGCGGTACCGCGAGGAGCTGGCGCAAGAGGCGGTGCGGCCGGCGCTGGAGGGGCTGCGGGAGCGGGCCGGGCAGGGGCCGCTGACACTGCTGACGGCCACGAAAGACGTATCGGTGAGCCATGTGAACGTCCTGGTCGAGGTGCTGCAGGAGGGGTCCTGA
- a CDS encoding mechanosensitive ion channel family protein, producing MNRAVTLHDLIVAGAALAAGIVAAVLLRVTLRWLGKHALKTRWSGDDILVDALRAVVPWAAVTGGLAAAAAALPLTETVQRTVNRTLMVLLILVVTLTAARVITGGVKSFAQSRSGVAGSATIFANITRIIVLAMGFLVVLQTLGISIAPLLTALGVGGLAVALALQDTLANLFAGVHILASKTVQPGDYIRLSSGEEGYVVDVNWRNTVVRQLSNNLVIISNAQLAGTNMTNFTRPEQKLTILVQVGVGYDSDLDHVERVTTEVVESVMKDVDGGDPDHEPAVRFHTFGDSRISFTVILGVGEFSDQYRIKHEFIKRLHQRYRAEGIRIPSPARTVALQKPDEIAIPHQRDLSDQRDLSDRRDLSGPVPPVP from the coding sequence GTGAACCGCGCTGTGACACTGCACGATCTGATCGTGGCCGGCGCCGCGCTGGCGGCCGGCATCGTGGCCGCCGTTCTGCTGCGGGTGACCCTGCGCTGGCTGGGCAAACACGCCCTCAAAACCCGGTGGAGCGGGGACGACATCCTCGTAGACGCGCTGCGGGCGGTGGTGCCCTGGGCGGCGGTCACTGGCGGCCTGGCGGCGGCGGCCGCGGCGCTGCCGCTGACGGAGACGGTCCAACGCACCGTCAACCGGACGCTGATGGTGCTGCTCATCCTGGTCGTCACGCTCACCGCGGCCCGGGTGATCACCGGAGGGGTGAAGTCCTTCGCCCAGTCCCGGTCCGGGGTGGCCGGATCGGCGACCATCTTCGCCAACATCACCCGCATCATCGTCCTGGCGATGGGTTTCCTGGTCGTCCTGCAGACCCTGGGCATCTCCATCGCCCCGCTGCTCACCGCCCTGGGCGTGGGCGGCCTCGCCGTCGCACTGGCCCTTCAGGACACCCTCGCCAACCTCTTCGCGGGCGTGCACATCCTCGCCTCCAAGACGGTGCAGCCCGGTGACTACATCCGGCTCAGCAGCGGCGAGGAGGGCTACGTCGTCGACGTCAACTGGCGGAACACCGTGGTGCGCCAGCTCTCCAACAACCTGGTGATCATCTCCAACGCCCAGTTGGCCGGCACCAACATGACCAACTTCACCCGCCCGGAACAGAAGCTGACGATCCTGGTGCAGGTGGGCGTCGGCTACGACAGCGACCTCGACCATGTCGAGCGGGTGACCACCGAGGTCGTCGAGAGCGTGATGAAGGACGTCGACGGCGGCGACCCCGACCACGAACCGGCCGTCCGCTTCCACACCTTCGGCGACTCCAGGATCAGCTTCACGGTGATCCTGGGCGTCGGCGAATTCAGCGACCAGTACCGGATCAAGCACGAGTTCATCAAGCGCCTGCACCAGCGCTACCGGGCCGAGGGCATCCGCATCCCCTCCCCGGCCCGGACCGTGGCCCTCCAGAAGCCGGACGAGATCGCGATACCGCACCAGCGGGACCTGTCGGACCAGCGCGATCTCTCGGACCGGCGCGACCTGTCGGGCCCGGTCCCGCCGGTGCCGTAG
- a CDS encoding MFS transporter produces the protein MTETIASEPAGSAHVDDQPRPGRWLALAVLVLAVLLVGVDATVLGLATPFLSEDLRPSGTQLLWIGDIYSFVIAGLLVSMGSLGDRIGRKKLLLIGSVGFGAMSVLAAYAATPEMMIAARALQGVAGATLMPATLALIRNLFHDPKERSLAIGIWGAMASAGMAVGPVLGGFLLGHFWWGSVFLINLPVMALLVAVGARVIPESRNPDPGPWDIPSVLLALVGIVAVVYAIKEAAVEGYRWDIALAAVLGVLALLVFVRRQLTLASPLLNMKLFHHRGFSGAVLADLLTILGLSGLVFFLSQFLQMVQLRSPLNAGLTELPAAIGAVGAGLAAGWVARRLSVRIVVAGGLAVVGLSLVGCTTLHGDTGTAALCLILFVVGIGAGFSFTVTADVILSSVPKEEAGAASAVSETAYELGAALGIALLGSIVTANYRGFAAPPGVPAPATNAARESLGGAFEAARHLPADQAAALVKAAQHSFVAGVDAAAAVGAAVLLSAAVAAWFLLRGQELANS, from the coding sequence ATGACCGAGACCATAGCGTCAGAACCGGCCGGCTCGGCTCATGTGGACGACCAGCCCCGGCCGGGACGCTGGCTCGCACTCGCCGTCCTCGTCCTCGCCGTCCTGCTGGTCGGCGTCGACGCCACGGTCCTCGGCCTCGCCACCCCCTTCCTCAGCGAAGACCTCCGGCCGTCCGGCACGCAGCTGCTGTGGATCGGCGACATCTACTCCTTCGTCATCGCCGGCCTGCTGGTCTCCATGGGCAGCCTCGGCGACCGCATCGGCCGGAAGAAGCTGCTGCTGATCGGCTCGGTCGGCTTCGGCGCCATGTCGGTGCTCGCCGCGTACGCCGCCACCCCGGAGATGATGATCGCCGCCCGTGCGCTGCAGGGCGTGGCCGGCGCCACGCTGATGCCGGCCACCCTGGCGCTCATCCGCAACCTCTTCCACGACCCCAAAGAACGCAGCCTGGCCATCGGCATCTGGGGCGCGATGGCCTCGGCCGGTATGGCGGTGGGGCCGGTCCTCGGCGGCTTTCTGCTGGGGCACTTCTGGTGGGGTTCGGTCTTCCTGATCAACCTGCCGGTGATGGCGCTGCTGGTGGCCGTCGGCGCCCGGGTCATCCCGGAGTCACGTAACCCGGATCCCGGTCCGTGGGACATCCCCAGCGTGCTGCTGGCCCTGGTGGGCATCGTCGCCGTCGTCTACGCCATCAAGGAAGCGGCGGTGGAGGGCTACCGCTGGGACATCGCACTGGCCGCCGTCCTCGGCGTGCTCGCCCTGCTCGTGTTCGTCCGGCGGCAGCTCACCCTCGCCTCGCCGCTGCTGAACATGAAGCTCTTTCACCACCGCGGCTTCTCCGGGGCGGTGCTGGCCGACCTGCTGACCATCCTCGGACTCTCCGGCCTGGTCTTCTTCCTCTCCCAGTTCCTCCAGATGGTGCAGCTGCGCTCGCCGCTCAATGCCGGGCTCACCGAACTCCCGGCCGCGATCGGTGCGGTGGGCGCCGGTCTGGCCGCCGGCTGGGTCGCCCGCCGGCTGTCCGTACGGATCGTGGTGGCCGGCGGCCTCGCCGTGGTCGGCCTCTCGCTCGTCGGCTGCACCACCCTGCACGGCGACACCGGCACCGCCGCCCTGTGCCTGATCCTCTTCGTCGTCGGCATCGGCGCCGGCTTCTCGTTCACCGTCACCGCCGATGTGATCCTCTCCAGCGTCCCCAAGGAGGAGGCGGGAGCCGCCTCCGCGGTCTCCGAGACGGCGTACGAACTGGGCGCCGCCCTCGGCATCGCGCTGCTGGGGTCCATCGTGACCGCCAACTACCGGGGCTTCGCCGCCCCGCCCGGGGTCCCGGCGCCGGCCACTAACGCCGCCCGCGAATCGCTCGGCGGCGCCTTCGAGGCGGCCCGCCACCTCCCCGCCGACCAGGCCGCGGCACTGGTCAAGGCCGCACAGCACTCCTTCGTCGCCGGGGTGGACGCCGCGGCCGCGGTGGGTGCGGCGGTCCTGCTGTCCGCCGCGGTGGCCGCGTGGTTCCTGCTCCGCGGCCAGGAGCTGGCCAACAGCTAG
- a CDS encoding argininosuccinate synthase, with the protein MTERVVLAYSGGLDTSVCIGWIAEETGAEVIAVAVDVGQGGEDLDVIRKRALDCGAVEAEVADAKDEFADEYCLPAIKANALYMDRYPLVSALSRPTIVKHLVAAARKHGATTVAHGCTGKGNDQVRFEAGISSLAPDLKCIAPVRDYAMTRDKAIAFCEEKNLPIATTKKSPYSIDQNVFGRAVETGFLEDIWNAPIEDVYEYTENPAVQREADEVVITFKEGVPVALDGKPVTVLQAIQQLNERAGAQGIGRIDMVEDRLVGIKSREVYEAPGAIALITAHQELENVTVERELARYKRQVEQRWGELVYDGLWFSPLKRALEGFINEANQQVSGDIRMTLHGGRAVVTGRKSDQSLYDFNLATYDTGDTFDQSLSKGFIELFGMSSKIAAKRDLA; encoded by the coding sequence GTGACCGAGCGCGTCGTACTCGCCTACTCGGGCGGCCTGGACACCTCTGTCTGCATCGGCTGGATCGCCGAGGAGACGGGCGCCGAGGTCATCGCCGTTGCCGTGGACGTCGGCCAGGGCGGCGAGGACCTGGACGTCATCCGCAAGCGTGCGCTCGACTGCGGTGCGGTCGAGGCCGAGGTCGCGGACGCCAAGGACGAGTTCGCCGACGAGTACTGCCTCCCGGCGATCAAGGCCAATGCCCTGTACATGGACCGCTACCCGCTGGTCTCCGCGCTCTCGCGGCCGACCATCGTCAAGCACCTGGTGGCCGCCGCCAGGAAGCACGGTGCCACCACCGTCGCCCACGGCTGCACCGGCAAGGGCAACGACCAGGTCCGTTTCGAGGCCGGCATCTCCTCCCTCGCCCCCGACCTGAAGTGCATCGCCCCGGTCCGCGACTACGCGATGACCCGGGACAAGGCGATCGCGTTCTGCGAGGAGAAGAACCTCCCGATCGCGACCACCAAGAAGTCGCCGTACTCCATCGACCAGAACGTCTTCGGGCGGGCCGTGGAGACCGGCTTCCTGGAGGACATCTGGAACGCGCCGATCGAGGACGTGTACGAGTACACCGAGAACCCGGCCGTCCAGCGGGAGGCCGACGAGGTCGTCATCACCTTCAAGGAGGGCGTCCCGGTCGCCCTCGACGGCAAGCCCGTCACCGTCCTGCAGGCCATCCAGCAGCTCAACGAGCGGGCCGGCGCCCAGGGCATCGGCCGGATCGACATGGTCGAGGACCGGCTGGTCGGCATCAAGTCCCGCGAGGTGTACGAGGCGCCCGGCGCCATCGCGCTGATCACCGCGCACCAGGAGCTGGAGAACGTCACCGTCGAGCGCGAACTGGCCCGCTACAAGCGGCAGGTCGAGCAGCGCTGGGGCGAGCTGGTCTACGACGGCCTGTGGTTCTCGCCGCTCAAGCGCGCCCTGGAAGGCTTCATCAACGAGGCCAACCAGCAGGTCAGCGGCGACATCCGGATGACCCTGCACGGCGGCCGCGCGGTGGTCACCGGCCGGAAGTCCGACCAGTCGCTCTACGACTTCAACCTCGCGACGTACGACACCGGCGACACCTTCGACCAGTCGCTCTCGAAGGGCTTCATCGAACTCTTCGGGATGTCGAGCAAGATCGCGGCCAAGCGCGACCTGGCCTGA
- a CDS encoding TetR/AcrR family transcriptional regulator translates to MAVDRERVLKEAAALLTRRASTPMDEIARAAGISRATLHRHFAGRDALIRALEEHGIAQFVQAMDAARLEEGDATEALRRLIAEAEPVAAVLAFLFTENQLFEDGEINAGWAELDARISALFRRGQEEGDFRIELSAAWLTEAFYGLIGAGAWAVHEGRVARNDLNHSIAELLLGGIRRSMEK, encoded by the coding sequence ATGGCTGTGGACCGTGAACGGGTACTCAAGGAAGCCGCCGCGTTGCTCACGCGCCGGGCATCGACGCCGATGGACGAGATCGCCCGCGCCGCGGGGATCAGCCGCGCGACGCTCCACCGGCACTTCGCCGGCCGGGACGCACTGATCAGGGCGCTGGAGGAGCACGGCATCGCGCAGTTCGTGCAGGCGATGGACGCGGCGCGGCTGGAGGAAGGGGACGCGACCGAGGCACTGCGCCGGCTGATCGCCGAGGCCGAACCGGTCGCCGCCGTCCTGGCCTTCCTCTTCACCGAGAACCAGCTCTTCGAGGACGGCGAGATCAACGCCGGCTGGGCGGAACTGGACGCCCGTATCTCCGCCCTCTTCCGCCGCGGCCAGGAAGAGGGCGACTTCCGCATCGAGCTGAGCGCCGCCTGGCTCACCGAGGCCTTCTACGGCCTGATCGGCGCCGGGGCCTGGGCCGTCCACGAAGGACGGGTCGCCCGCAATGACCTCAACCACTCGATCGCCGAGCTGCTGCTCGGCGGCATCCGACGGAGCATGGAGAAATGA
- a CDS encoding SAM-dependent methyltransferase, whose product MTEEFKVVPVAHVVGGRVEPTDDYWGGTRSVIRIDPDRFTEESVVGLEAFSHLEVVFRFHLTDPTDLPPESRHPRGNPDWPAGGSFAHRNMRRVNWLGVSRCRLVAVDGLDLQVEALDAVDGTPVLDIKPWFGVMGPQGEVREPAWPSEMLADYYADPRA is encoded by the coding sequence ATGACAGAAGAGTTCAAGGTCGTGCCCGTCGCCCATGTGGTGGGCGGGCGGGTCGAGCCGACGGATGACTACTGGGGCGGCACCCGCTCCGTCATCCGGATCGACCCGGACCGGTTCACCGAGGAGTCGGTCGTCGGCCTGGAGGCCTTCTCCCACCTGGAGGTCGTCTTCCGCTTCCATCTGACCGACCCCACCGATCTGCCCCCGGAATCCCGGCACCCCCGCGGCAACCCCGACTGGCCGGCCGGTGGCTCCTTCGCCCATCGCAATATGCGCCGGGTGAACTGGCTGGGCGTCTCGCGGTGCCGCCTGGTCGCGGTCGACGGCCTGGATCTGCAGGTGGAGGCGCTGGACGCCGTGGACGGCACACCGGTGCTGGACATCAAGCCGTGGTTCGGCGTGATGGGACCGCAGGGCGAGGTGCGCGAGCCCGCCTGGCCCTCGGAGATGCTGGCCGACTACTACGCCGATCCCCGCGCGTAA
- the argH gene encoding argininosuccinate lyase, producing MSSNSGDVRLWGGRFADGPAEALAQLSASVHFDWRLAPYDIAGSRAHARVLHKAGLLTEDELTRMLAGLDRLAADVADGSFTGTIADEDVHTALERGLLERLGPDLGGKLRAGRSRNDQVATLFRMYLRDHARIIGGLIAGLQEALVSLAETHPDVAMPGRTHLQHAQPVLFAHHVLAHVQSLSRDAERLRQWDDRTAVSPYGSGALAGSSLGLDPEAVAADLGFEHGSAGNSIDGTASRDFVAEFAFITAMIGVNLSRIAEEIILWNTKEFSFVTLHDAFSTGSSIMPQKKNPDIAELARGKSGRLIGNLTGLLATLKALPLAYNRDLQEDKEPVFDSCDQLEVLLPAFTGMMATLTVNRERMEELAPAGFSLATDIAEWLVKQGVPFRVAHEVAGECVKECEAHGIELDQLTDEQFAKISPHLTPEVRGVLNVPGALASRGGRGGTAPSAVAVQLAEVRADLVKQQEWAAAKEATELA from the coding sequence GTGAGCAGCAACAGCGGTGACGTCCGGCTCTGGGGCGGCCGTTTCGCCGATGGACCGGCCGAGGCGCTGGCCCAACTGTCGGCGTCCGTCCACTTCGACTGGCGGCTGGCCCCCTACGACATCGCCGGTTCCCGTGCGCACGCCCGGGTGCTCCACAAGGCCGGGCTGCTCACCGAGGACGAGCTGACCCGCATGCTCGCCGGCCTCGACCGGCTCGCCGCGGACGTCGCCGACGGCTCGTTCACCGGCACCATCGCCGACGAGGACGTCCACACCGCCCTGGAGCGCGGGCTGCTGGAGCGGCTGGGCCCGGACCTGGGTGGCAAGCTGCGGGCCGGCCGGTCGCGCAACGACCAGGTCGCCACGCTCTTCCGGATGTACCTGCGCGACCACGCCCGGATCATCGGCGGGCTGATCGCCGGCCTCCAGGAGGCGCTGGTCTCCCTCGCCGAGACCCACCCGGACGTCGCGATGCCGGGCCGCACCCACCTCCAGCACGCCCAGCCGGTGCTCTTCGCCCACCATGTGCTGGCGCATGTGCAGTCGCTGTCCCGGGACGCGGAACGGCTGCGGCAGTGGGACGACCGCACCGCCGTCTCCCCGTACGGCTCGGGCGCGCTGGCCGGCTCCTCGCTCGGCCTCGACCCGGAGGCGGTCGCGGCCGACCTCGGCTTCGAGCACGGTTCGGCCGGCAACTCCATCGACGGCACGGCCTCCCGTGACTTCGTCGCGGAATTCGCCTTCATCACGGCGATGATCGGGGTGAACCTCTCCCGGATCGCCGAGGAAATCATCCTCTGGAACACGAAGGAGTTCTCCTTCGTCACGCTCCACGACGCCTTCTCGACCGGCTCCTCGATCATGCCGCAGAAGAAGAACCCGGACATCGCGGAGCTGGCGCGGGGCAAGTCGGGGCGTCTCATCGGCAACCTGACCGGTCTGCTGGCGACGCTCAAGGCGCTGCCGCTCGCCTACAACCGTGACCTCCAGGAGGACAAGGAGCCGGTCTTTGACTCCTGTGACCAACTGGAGGTGCTGCTCCCGGCGTTCACCGGCATGATGGCCACGCTGACCGTCAACCGTGAGCGGATGGAGGAGCTGGCCCCGGCCGGGTTCTCGCTGGCCACCGACATCGCGGAGTGGCTGGTCAAGCAGGGTGTGCCGTTCCGGGTGGCGCACGAGGTCGCCGGTGAGTGCGTCAAGGAGTGCGAGGCGCACGGCATCGAGCTGGACCAGCTCACCGACGAGCAGTTCGCCAAGATCTCCCCGCATCTGACCCCCGAGGTCCGCGGGGTCCTCAACGTCCCGGGCGCGCTCGCCTCGCGCGGCGGCCGGGGCGGCACCGCGCCCTCCGCGGTGGCGGTCCAGCTCGCCGAGGTGCGGGCCGATCTGGTGAAGCAGCAGGAGTGGGCGGCGGCCAAGGAGGCCACCGAACTGGCCTAG